The Klebsiella aerogenes KCTC 2190 region CCAGCCTGCTGGAGGCGCTGGAGCCCTTTGAGCCTTCGCCGGAAACGCGCAAGCGGGCGCTGATTTCCGCCGGCTTCGGCTGGGCGCGACACGGGCAGAAGGTCAGCACCCTCAGCGGCGGCGAACGTTCACGGCTGCTGTTTGTCGGCCTGTCGCTGGCGAGCTATAGCCTGCTGCTGCTCGATGAACCCACCAACCATCTGGATATGGAGGGAAAAGAGGCGCTGGCGGCGACGTTGCGGGAGTATCCCGGGGGCCTGCTACTGGTTAGCCACGATCGACAGCTCATCAGCCAGAGCTGTAACCGCTTCTGGTTAATTGATGAAAACGGGTTAAGCGAGTGGCACGACGTCGACGAGGTGTACGCCCGTCTGCGCGGCAACGAGCGCCTTCAAAGCCCGGCGACGCAAACGCCGCCGCAGGCGCCGCCCGTCGACGACCTGCAAGAGGATTTGCTGGAACGTCTGGTGATGCTGGAACAGCTATTGGCGGACGATCTGCAGCGTAAGCCGAAGCATCAGAAGCCGCAGCTACAGGCGCTGTGGCGTCAGGAGATTGAGGAGATAAATACCCATCTGAGTTAAATGCCTATGCCACCGGAGCGTCAGCGCCCCGGTGGCTTAACAGCTTTAGCGGCGGGTAAACTGCTGCTCAAGCATGGTCTTCCCCCATTGATCGCCCTGCCACTCTTTACTCAGCGTAAACCCAAAGGATTCATATAATTTACGCGCCGCCTGCAAGCCGCTAAACGTCCATAGCTGAACCGCATCGAAGCGCTGATTATCACAAAAGTTGATAGCTTCAGTCAGCAAGCGGCGCCCCACGCCGCTGCCCCGACAGCCATCGCCGAGAATAAACCAACGTAGATGCGCTTCATTATTCCCGAGGTCTTCGCCATCAATGGCGACAGAGCCGACGATGACGCCATTTTTGACCGCCAGCCAAATCTGGTTACGTTGATTGTTCAGCCTGCCAGAAAATTCAGCCAGACCGCTGGCGACTTTACCTTCAAAAAAATGCCCGAAGCCGTAATGACGGGCGTAATACTCACCGTGCATTTGCGCAATGCGGCCAATCATTCCCGGCTGATAGCCGGTAACTATCGTGATGTCGTTTGGTCTGCTCGTGACCGGCTGCTGACGACAGCGCTCAAGCGCCCACGAATAGGCCGTCAACCCCTCGGCAACGATCTGCTGCTGTGCGCTATCCAAATGCGCCAGCGCCTCAATCACCCGCATGGCGCCGTACTCATGAATGCGGGCGACCGTCGCCTGCCCTTTGGTTGTCAATGAGAGTTGTTTAAAACGCCCGTCATCACCACAACCATTTTCCTCTATCTCGTTAGCGGTCTGCAGGCGCGATAACATTCGGCTGACGCTCGATTTGTCCAGCCCCAATACCTGCACCAGTTGCGCGGCGGTCATCGCGCCATGAGTAGAAATCTCCAGCAGCGCATGCACCGCTGAAGGTGAATAGTCGGTCGCCGCCAGCGTGCTGTTCATAAAGCCGAGCTCGCGCACCATCAATCGTGATGCGGAACGAATTTGATTGATAAGTAAAGTGTCAGGCATGGTAATATCCGCGAAAGGTAGTTGCATAATACAACCATTATCAACACGCTCTGTCAATGGCCCTGGCATACTCCGCTCCTTTCGGGTTGCGCCCCCTAAAATTGGTATAAACGGATGAATATTGTGCCAAATATGCGGTAAATCCCCCCATTCCCAACCATACCGCTTGTAATTAGCGACATAAGATCTAATCCTTAATGAGTATTATTTTCGCTGTTAGCACCTTCGTATCATTAACAAGGAGAAACGCATGAAAGCTGCTGTAGTCACCCACGACCACCAGATTGATGTAACCGATAAAAAGTTACGCCCGCTGGAGCATGGCGAAGCGCTGCTGAAAATGGAATGCTGCGGGGTCTGCCACACTGACCTGCACGTGAAAAACGGCGATTTCGGCGATAAAACCGGCGTCATTCTCGGCCATGAGGGCATCGGCATCGTGGAAAAAGTCGGCCCTGGCGTGACGTCGCTGAAGCCGGGCGATCGCGCCAGTGTGGCGTGGTTCTTTGAAGGTTGCGGCCACTGCGAATACTGTAACAGCGGCAACGAAACCCTGTGCCGCTCGGTGAAAAATGCCGGTTATACCGTCGATGGCGGGATGGCCGAAGAGTGTATCGTCACCGCCGATTACGCGGTCAAAGTGCCGGATGGACTGGATTCCGCCGCCGCCAGCAGCATCACCTGCGCCGGCGTCACCACCTATAAAGCGGTGAAGGTCTCACACATCAAGCCCGGCCAGTGGATTGCCATTTATGGCCTCGGCGGCCTGGGTAACCTGGCGCTGCAATATGCCAAAAACGTCTTTAATGCCAAAGTGATCGCCGTTGACGTCAACGACGGGCAGCTGGAGCTTGCCGCCTCGATGGGCGCCGACCTGACGGTAAATTCCCGCAACGAAGACGCCGCCAAAATCATTCAGGAGAAAACCGGCGGCGCCCACGCGGCCGTGGTTACCGCCGTTGCTAAAGCGGCATTTAACTCTGCCGTGGATGCGGTTCGCGCCGGCGGCCGCGTCGTCGCCGTTGGCCTACCGCCGGAAGCCATGAGCCTCGATATTCCTCGTCTGGTGCTGGACGGGATTGAAGTAGTAGGTTCGCTGGTAGGTACCCGTCAGGATCTGATTGAAGCCTTCCAGTTTGCCGCCGAAGGCAAAGTGGTGCCGAAAGTCACTCTGCGCCCGCTCGGCGATATCAACGCCATCTTTAAGGAGATGGAACAGGGTCAAATCCGCGGCCGTATGGTTATCGATTTCCGCCGTTAATTCTGCCTGACTATGCCAGACGAAAGAGCCTAATCTGCTGACTATTCCCGCATGATGGGAATAGTCAGATTTCGCAAATGCTTAGCGCAAATCGTTGGTTCCTTTGTATTCCGTCGCGCCTGATGATGGCAAGACAATAGATAACAAAGGAATTCACCATGCAAAATCGCTTTCGCCTGCCTACGCTTGCCGCCCTTTTTATCGCAGGCGCATTTTCAGTTTCGGCCGCCCAAACGCCGATCAAAGGCGGCACCTTAATTTATCTGGAACAACAGCCGCACACCAATCTCTATCCGCCAGCCGGCGGTTTTTACCCTAACGGCGGGATCCTCAATCAGATAACAGACAAGCTAACCTGGCAAAACCCGGAAACGCTAGCTATCGAGCCGTGGATCGCCGAAAGCTGGAGTAGCAACGACGAGAAGACCGAATATACCTTTAAGCTGCGGCCTGGCGTCACCTTCTCTGACGGTACCCCACTCGATGCCAATGCGGTCGCAAAGAACTTTGATACCTACGGTCTGGGCAATAAAGCACTGCGTCTACCGGTTTCCGAAGTGATCAACAATTACGATCGTAGTGAAGTCATCGATCCGTTGACCGTCAAATTCTACTTCAAAAAGCCCTCCCCGGGATTCCTGCAAGGTACCGCGACAATTGGCTCCGGGCTGGTTTCCCTCAGCACTCTGGCGCGGAGCTTTGAGGCGCTGGGCGATGCCCGCCATATCATCGGTTCCGGCCCCTTTACGGTAAAAGATGAAAAACCCGGACGCGAATTAACGCTGGTGGCGCGGAAAGATTATCAATGGGGGCCGAAAAATCTTGCTCAGCAAGGCCCGGCGAACCTCGACGGCATTACCTATATCGTCACGCCGGAAGATAGCGTACGTATTGGCGCGCTACTGGCGGGACAGGCCGGGTTTATTCGCCAGGTGCAGGCCTATGATGAAAAACAGGCAACCGACCAGGGCTTTAATATTTACGCCGCGCCGACGCGCGGCGTTAACGATAGCCTGAGCTTCCGTCCGGATAACCCGCTGGTTGCCGACCAGC contains the following coding sequences:
- the adhP gene encoding alcohol dehydrogenase AdhP produces the protein MKAAVVTHDHQIDVTDKKLRPLEHGEALLKMECCGVCHTDLHVKNGDFGDKTGVILGHEGIGIVEKVGPGVTSLKPGDRASVAWFFEGCGHCEYCNSGNETLCRSVKNAGYTVDGGMAEECIVTADYAVKVPDGLDSAAASSITCAGVTTYKAVKVSHIKPGQWIAIYGLGGLGNLALQYAKNVFNAKVIAVDVNDGQLELAASMGADLTVNSRNEDAAKIIQEKTGGAHAAVVTAVAKAAFNSAVDAVRAGGRVVAVGLPPEAMSLDIPRLVLDGIEVVGSLVGTRQDLIEAFQFAAEGKVVPKVTLRPLGDINAIFKEMEQGQIRGRMVIDFRR
- a CDS encoding bifunctional helix-turn-helix transcriptional regulator/GNAT family N-acetyltransferase, with the protein product MPDTLLINQIRSASRLMVRELGFMNSTLAATDYSPSAVHALLEISTHGAMTAAQLVQVLGLDKSSVSRMLSRLQTANEIEENGCGDDGRFKQLSLTTKGQATVARIHEYGAMRVIEALAHLDSAQQQIVAEGLTAYSWALERCRQQPVTSRPNDITIVTGYQPGMIGRIAQMHGEYYARHYGFGHFFEGKVASGLAEFSGRLNNQRNQIWLAVKNGVIVGSVAIDGEDLGNNEAHLRWFILGDGCRGSGVGRRLLTEAINFCDNQRFDAVQLWTFSGLQAARKLYESFGFTLSKEWQGDQWGKTMLEQQFTRR
- a CDS encoding TIGR04028 family ABC transporter substrate-binding protein, which encodes MQNRFRLPTLAALFIAGAFSVSAAQTPIKGGTLIYLEQQPHTNLYPPAGGFYPNGGILNQITDKLTWQNPETLAIEPWIAESWSSNDEKTEYTFKLRPGVTFSDGTPLDANAVAKNFDTYGLGNKALRLPVSEVINNYDRSEVIDPLTVKFYFKKPSPGFLQGTATIGSGLVSLSTLARSFEALGDARHIIGSGPFTVKDEKPGRELTLVARKDYQWGPKNLAQQGPANLDGITYIVTPEDSVRIGALLAGQAGFIRQVQAYDEKQATDQGFNIYAAPTRGVNDSLSFRPDNPLVADQRVRQALLHATNAKQVVETLFSPNYPQASSVIARTAAGYVDLSDKLAFDQQKAKQLLDEAGWTPGADGIRQKAGQRLALTVYESLPQPQNKEVLQLVAQQWRQVGVALSVKAGDAGSRVLDNLDPLKTPLTVSEVGRADPDVVKSMFFPANRDALLQQGGSSDKVKSFRDDKLNALLTAISAEVDGQKRLQLTGDAQRYLLDNAYVIPIFEEPQVFAGASWVKGVRFEAVGRPSFYGVWLDKH